In one Brienomyrus brachyistius isolate T26 chromosome 5, BBRACH_0.4, whole genome shotgun sequence genomic region, the following are encoded:
- the pheta2 gene encoding sesquipedalian-1 gives MKLHEKILTHYMYCSSPVDKEGYLCKKGERNTSYQKRWFVLKGNLLFYKERHGEREPLGVIVLEGCSVQLCESEEQHAFSLVFSGVGHRTYKFAAEDQKSQESWIKALLSANHEYLSLLVKDLEKQYDEVKRAAYPGNSYSHSTVIVSDAEQLSLSLASLNSGSSACSVLPVVREGRYHSTNSLLQAHPASSKQPNKKSPKLWPKRNAHVTPINGPAPLGEWPLLGSGQLEQFSELHEHYGKEVKELRADWLRRKEEALMLERDLIDFG, from the exons ATGAAGCTCCATGAAAAGATCCTGACCCACTACATGTACTGCAGCTCACCTGTCGATAAAGAGGGATACCTCTGTAAGAAG GGTGAGAGGAACACTTCTTACCAGAAGCGCTGGTTTGTGCTGAAGGGGAACCTCCTTTTCTACAAAGAGCGGCATGGAGAGAGAGAACCATTGGGGGTGATTGTGCTGGAGGGCTGCTCTGTGCAGCTGTGCGAGTCTGAGGAGCAGCATGCCTTCTCGCTTGTCTTCAGCGGAGTCGGTCATAGGACCTATAAGTTTGCCGCTGAGGACCAGAAGAGCCAGGAGAGCTGGATAAAAGCTCTGCTCTCTGCCAACCACGAGTACCTGTCCCTGCTGGTGAAGGACCTGGAGAAGCAGTATGACG AGGTTAAACGAGCTGCCTACCCTGGCAACTCTTACTCACACTCTACAGTGATTGTCTCAGATGCAGAGCAGCTGAGCTTATCCCTGGCTTCCCTGAACTCCGGTTCCTCCGCCTGCTCCGTGTTGCCAGTGGTGAGAGAGGGTCGCTACCACAGTACAAACTCACTCCTACAAGCACATCCAGCTTCGAGCAAACAGCCCAATAAGAAATCACCAAAGCTCTGGCCCAAGAGAAACGCTCATGTCACACCTATAAATGGACCAGCGCCCCTTGGAGAATGGCCCTTGTTGGGATCGGGACAATTGGAGCAATTCTCTGAATTGCATGAGCACTATGGGAAGGAAGTTAAAGAGCTAcgagctgattggctgaggagaaAGGAAGAAGCACTTATGCTGGAAAGAGATCTAATTGATTTTGGTTAA
- the LOC125741680 gene encoding myosin regulatory light chain 2, skeletal muscle-like, with product MAPKKAKRRQAEGGSSNVFSMFEQSQIQEYKEAFTIIDQNRDGIISKDDLRDVLASLGQMNVKNEELEAMIKEASGPINFTVFLQMFGEKLKGADPEDVIVSAFKVLDPEGTGTIKKAFLEELLTTQCDRFSAEEIKNLWAAFPPDVAGNVDYKNICYVITHGEEKEE from the exons ATG GCACCCAAGAAGGCCAAGAGGAGGCAGGCCGAAGGCGGCTCCTCCAACGTCTTCTCCATGTTTGAGCAGAGCCAGATTCAGGAGTACAAAGAG GCCTTCACAATTATTGACCAGAACAGAGATGGCATCATCAGCAAGGACGATCTGAGGGACGTGCTGGCCTCTTTGG GCCAAATGAATGTGAAGAATGAGGAGCTGGAAGCCATGATTAAGGAAGCCAGCGGCCCCATCAACTTCACCGTCTTCCTCCAAATGTTTGGTGAGAAGCTGAAGG GTGCTGATCCCGAGGACGTTATTGTATCTGCCTTCAAGGTCCTGGACCCCGAGGGTACTGGCACCATCAAGAAGGCATT ccttgaggaactcctgACAACTCAGTGTGACAGGTTTTCTGCTGAGGAG ATTAAGAATCTGTGGGCTGCTTTCCCCCCTGATGTGGCTGGCAACGTTGACTACAAGAACATCTGCTACGTCATCACACAcggagaggagaaggaggagtaa